In one Babylonia areolata isolate BAREFJ2019XMU chromosome 12, ASM4173473v1, whole genome shotgun sequence genomic region, the following are encoded:
- the LOC143288612 gene encoding SEC14-like protein 2, producing the protein MTGRVGDLSAKQEAALKQVKEIVSDLLTPEHDDHFLLRFLRARNFDLKKTELMLRNDFAWRKQMGADTILDSYVIPEVMQKYYPGGICGQDKEGSLIWLDPCGTIDMKGILRSMRKQDILKSKIHLLESMYRRFALLTREQNRLIDQITIVFDMDHFGMKHLWKPGVDVMIELVTMFEDHYPETLKTCFVVNAPKIFPIAYNLLKPFLSEETIRKVHVVGSHYKQTLLKYIDEDQLPQHWGGTQSDPDGNPFCTSRVCMGGEVPEMYYSEDLSDLTGFTEASIGRGSSLQVDVEVAKPNCVIRWQFKTDGFDIGFGVFRKTGEGRQKAGEMEAVMASVRVNSHLIPEDGSVTCKDPGTYVMRFDNTYSWTRSKKLFYLLEVLEPDSELHVPKQNSSNNLQNNALDDDDDDGVL; encoded by the exons ATGACTGGCCGGGTTGGTGATCTGTCTGCCAAGCAGGAAGCTGCCTTGAAACAG gtCAAAGAAATTGTCAGCGACTTGCTTACACCTGAGCATGATGATCATTTTCTCCTGCGTTTTCTGCGAG CTCGAAATTTTGACTTGAAGAAGACAGAGCTGATGCTGAGGAACGACTTTGCCTGGAGAAAGCAGATGGGAGCTGACACTATACTGGACAGCTACGTCATCCCGGAGGTGATGCAGAAGTATTACCCAGGGGGCATCTGTGGCCAGGACAAGGAAGGATCCCTCATCTGGCTTGATCCTTGCGGCACGATCGACATGAAAG GTATTTTGAGGTCCATGAGGAAACAGGACATCCTGAAATCCAAGATCCATCTGCTGGAATCCATGTACAGACGTTTCGCTTTGCTGACCAGGGAG CAAAATCGGCTTATTGACCAGATCACAATCGTATTTGATATGGATCATTTTGGGATGAAGCATCTGTGGAAACCAG GTGTGGATGTGATGATTGAGCTGGTCACCATGTTTGAGGATCACTACCCAGAGACTCTGAAGACCTGCTTCGTTGTCAATG ctcctAAGATCTTCCCTATAGCCTACAATCTTTTGAAGCCCTTTTTGAGCGAGGAGACTATACGGAAAGTTCACGTTGTTGGAT ctCACTACAAGCAGACTTTGCTCAAGTACATAGACGAGGACCAGCTTCCCCAGCACTGGGGAGGGACCCAGAGCGACCCGGACGGAAATCCTTTCTGCACTTCACGG GTGTGCATGGGAGGGGAGGTGCCGGAGATGTACTACTCAGAGGACCTCTCGGACCTCACGGGGTTCACAGAGGCCTCCATAGGTCGCGGGTCGAGTCTTCAGGTGGACGTCGAGGTTGCCAAACCGAACTGCGTCATCAG ATGGCAGTTCAAGACTGACGGGTTTGACATCGGGTTTGGCGTGTTCCGGAAGACGGGGGAGGGTCGGCAGAAGGCTGGGGAGATGGAGGCGGTGATGGCATCGGTGCGCGTCAACAGCCACCTGATTCCCGAGGACGGCTCCGTCACCTGTAAAGACCCTGGCACCT ACGTGATGAGGTTCGACAACACATACAGCTGGACCCGCAGTAAGAAGCTGTTCTACCTCCTGGAGGTCCTGGAGCCAGACTCGGAGCTGCATGTGCCCAAGCAGAACTCTTCCAACAATCTGCAGAACAACGCTctcgatgacgatgacgatgatggggtTTTATGA